A single genomic interval of Asterias amurensis chromosome 1, ASM3211899v1 harbors:
- the LOC139939748 gene encoding uncharacterized protein, with the protein MHDADAIKCQKYKDVFPINRVRTSSPQRFSHQPSRCLTPAVDKLPNNVPMYATWKCKGCHLHRDLLINQVDVMRPAVDELPNNVQRERVREMNCSLLDNSYRQMPLSDEVYLFNSRCMMHFLPSVKVQQGLPKHQRGLSSPQRFTHHARRCQRPAVDELPNPLH; encoded by the exons ATGCATGATGCGGATGCTATCAAGTGTCAAAAGTACAAGGACGTCTTCCCAATCAACAGAG TAAGGACGTCATCTCCACAGAGATTTTCTCATCAACCAAGTAGATGTCTGACGCCTGCCGTTGATAAGCTTCCTAACAATGTACCAATGTATGCTACATGGAAATG TAAGGGTTGTCATCTCCACAGAGATCTACTCATCAACCAAGTAGATGTCATGAGACCTGCAGTTGATGAGCTTCCTAACAATGTACAACGAGAACGAGTCCGGGAAATGAACTGCTCTCTCCTTGATAACAG ctacAGACAGATGCCATTGTCAGATGAAGTCTACCTCTTCAATAGTAGATGCATGATGCACTTTCTGCCCAGTGTCAAAGTACAGCAAGGTCTTCCCAAACACCAG CGAGGGTTGTCATCTCCACAGAGATTCACTCATCATGCAAGAAGATGTCAGAGACCTGCAGTTGATGAGCTTCCTAACCCTTTACATTGA